The region AAGCAGAAGAGAAAGGTGAAGTGCCTGTTGGCGCTGTGCTAGTTAAGGATAATGAGGTGATTAGCGCGGGATTTAATTTCTGTATTGGGCTGCATGATCCATCTGCACATGCTGAGATGCAGTGTTTACGTCAGGCAGGTAAAATTATAGAGAACTATCGTTTATTAGACACGACTTTGTATGTCACGTTAGAGCCTTGCGCAATGTGTGCAGGGGCGATGGTTCATTCACGTGTCTCTCGGTTAGTTTTTGGTACCCATGATGATAAAACAGGGGCCGCTGGAACCGTGGTGGATCTGGTGAGACACCCAGCTTTTAATCATCAACTCGAGGTCACATCGGGAATATTAGCACTTGAATGTGCAGAGCAGTTGAGTCAGTTCTTCAAACGTCGACGTAAAGAGAAAAAAGCACTCAGGCAGCAGCAAAAGTTAGCATCATTACAGGACTTATCTGAATAGTATATTCAATTTAATTTTTGGGGGATGATGACCGCTAATCTTGCTATGTATTTGATCCCTTTTTAATTAAATTAGCGGCTGAAGGAATACAAAAAACTGTTTTTGCCTATTTAATGTTCTTTGATGTTTTAACTTTAATTGTGATCGACGTCTTGCTGATACCGTGTTTATTGCTCTTCTTTTCATGAGTCATCTCGCTTAGTATTATTGTGGTTGCGCACCAGTGAGTGTGTCGTGGTCTGTGCTTAACTGCTCGGCAAGTTTAGCGTCTTCAATTAAGTCTTGTTCATCTTCTAATAATTGGTTCTGATTATCAATCCATACCAAGGTATCATAGTAACGTCTAATATTGTCGACATAATGTACGGCTTCGTTACCACGGGCATAACCGTAACGTGTTTTTGTATAATATTTTCGTTTGCGTAATAAAGGCAATACTTCTTTAATGTCTCGCCAAGCACTTGG is a window of Shewanella sp. VB17 DNA encoding:
- the tadA gene encoding tRNA adenosine(34) deaminase TadA, with protein sequence MSQLERDIHYMKMAMDMAKKAEEKGEVPVGAVLVKDNEVISAGFNFCIGLHDPSAHAEMQCLRQAGKIIENYRLLDTTLYVTLEPCAMCAGAMVHSRVSRLVFGTHDDKTGAAGTVVDLVRHPAFNHQLEVTSGILALECAEQLSQFFKRRRKEKKALRQQQKLASLQDLSE